Genomic window (Nitrospirales bacterium LBB_01):
CAAGCCTGTCCTGCCTTTGCACCGCTTAGAGCGGGCCCTATGGCAACTGGTACCTTATTGTCCGTATAGACCCATCCAAACGGCCCGTCAGCCACAAAACCACAACTTGCTGTAAACAGCATGAGCACCATCAACCCTAAAACTACCAATGTCCTTTTCGCCAATGTATCTACCTCCATAATTAAATTTTATAGCATCTAAACAATAAACCAAACTGATGATATAACAAAAAAAACATTTTTGTCAATACAAATACAGGGTTACTTTCTGAATATTAAAAATGCTTATTGAGTTAACTCCTGTAAATTTTTTTCAGTCAGCAAATGATACAGTTAAAAGGACTGGATTCCCGCTCGTAGGCGGGAATGACAAAGGGGGCCATTTCTTTTTTTTGTCATTCCTGCGAAAGCAGGAATCCATTTTTTTGTTTGCGGAGCTAACTGCATAGGCAATGAATTAAATTTTAAAAATGCTTGAACTGGAATGCAGTTTAGTGGAAGGAGTGTTTAACGAATTCTTTAATAGCCTCTACCACCTTCACAGGCAGACGGTTAAATAATATTCCCAACTCATAAACATCCGAACTTTTGACAAAATGTTTGATTTCGCAATTTAGTATGAATTCGTCATCATAGCCTGGTAGTCTCAATTTGAGTTCAAGTGTAGTGCATGTGGAAAATATCTTTATATCGTTGACACTTGATGCCCGCACTTTGCTTTTGCATCCGGTTGTGCTTATATCTACAACTGTGGAGTCTATTACATTGTAATCGGCTCTTAGCTTTGCCGGTAAAAGACACTCCACACGCCTTGTTGAGCGCAGATTGTGTTTTTCTACGCTTTCAGGATATTTCAAAAAGAATACCTTTCTTGAAATTTGAACAGTCTCTAAAATTTCAGAGCTAAACCCATACAAAGCGCCTTCATGAAAGTACCGGACTACTAATTGTGTTCCCTTTGTAAGCTTAGTTTCAAAAGTATCTCCCTTAGCAACAACAAGGGGCTTAATCAGCAGAAAATGTCCCTTATCCATACCCAAAGAATATGCCTTGTACCGCACATTTTCCCCAGGAATCTGAATTTCAATCTGCGCTCCCAGCTCTACAGGTAAATTTACCTCTGATCTGGCGCTGTTCTTATCTTCGATGACAGTCTCTCCAGCTGCTGAGTAATTAGCCATACGTGGCTACATTGTAACATAAATGCAGCAAAAAAATCAGTTTAAATGAAGATTTTTTTGCATATTAAAAAATTATTTCTTAAACAAACACATTTAGTTTATAATATAGCACAAGAAAAGCAGCGGGAGATTGTGGGGGTCTTCAATGAGACAACGAATAAGTGTAAATGACTTGAGACTAGGGATGTTTCTTGACGGGATGGACGCCTCGTGGGAGAAGACTCCGTTTTTAACAGATCGTTTTCTTATAAAGTCTGAAGAACAGATAAATAAGTTAAAACATGCAAGTATTTTACATGTCTTTATAGATACGGAAAGAAGCAAGGTTTTAGAGGGAAAAACAGATGTCTCAAAAGAAATAGATAAGATAAAATTCTTAAAAAAAGAAGAGATTTTGGATTCTCCAGGCCCCGTGGAAATGGACGAGGCCGTTTTATTTAAAAAAGGCACCGGCCAACTTAATGCTGATGGTCTGCCATACACAAAAGAAGATCTTAATAAGTTTTATAACGAATTTAACAATTACACCCACATCGATAAGACAACTTTGGTTGTAGGCACTTATATTAACTTTCCATTGTACGTAAAGAGGGATTTGCAAATCTTGCAGTTGGTTATTTTCAAAAATAAAGAGATAGCCGTTACTGATGAGATGATAGCCATTGAGGGCGATTTCATGATACACAGTAACGACAAACTCAAATACAAGGGATACCTTACTGAGCTTATGAATATAAAGACTTCTAACGGCTCATCAGAGATAATCAGAAACAGGGTGGTAAAGGAAAACTCAAAGCTTTTGATGGAGGAGCTGCTTGCCGACCCTCGCTCTGGCGAGAAAATCAAAGAGTGTCAGCAAAACATAGACGCTATTATCAGCACCATGCAGGGCAATAATTCGCTGACAAACGGTCTTTTTACGATAAACAAGTCCGACTATTATACTTACACACACTGTGTAAACGTAAGCGTGCTGGCAGTTGGACTTGCCATAAGTCTTGGCATGAATAAACAGAGCGAAATATTTGCTCTTGCAATGGGAGCGATGCTTCATGACATAGGCAAGTGTAAGATTCCACCCTCCATATTAAACAAGCCGACCAAGCTTACAGAAGATGAATTCAGGATAATGAAGTCACATGTTCTTATCGGTAAAAAACTTTTAAGCGTACACCCAAACATCTCAAAAGAAACACTTCACTCATTAACCGAACATCACGAAAAGATGACAGGCAAGGGTTATCCGTATGGGCTTTCGGCAGAGGAGTTACATTTTGCCGGAAAAGTGGTAGCGATGGCAGATGTTTATGATGCTCTGACCACAGCCCGCCCGTACAAAAAAGCGTTTGGCTCCTTTGAGGCACTTTCTATTATTCGCAGCCAAATTGATGATTACGATAAAGAGATTTTTCTAAGTTTTGTAAAAATGCTTGGTAATTAGTAAAGTCCTATTTGACATCCGGTATACCAAGCTGTCGGCATATTTTTGTTGCTAACAGATCGGCAATTTCATTGTGTCTTGGTACAGTTGCCGATTTATCTAAAACGCACAGATTTATATACCTGCTATGTTTAGCACCCTCCCTCAATAGTGTACATCCATAACGCTCTAAGTGTCGTATCAACTCTTTCCTCTTC
Coding sequences:
- a CDS encoding flagellar brake protein; the protein is MANYSAAGETVIEDKNSARSEVNLPVELGAQIEIQIPGENVRYKAYSLGMDKGHFLLIKPLVVAKGDTFETKLTKGTQLVVRYFHEGALYGFSSEILETVQISRKVFFLKYPESVEKHNLRSTRRVECLLPAKLRADYNVIDSTVVDISTTGCKSKVRASSVNDIKIFSTCTTLELKLRLPGYDDEFILNCEIKHFVKSSDVYELGILFNRLPVKVVEAIKEFVKHSFH
- a CDS encoding DUF3391 domain-containing protein — its product is MRQRISVNDLRLGMFLDGMDASWEKTPFLTDRFLIKSEEQINKLKHASILHVFIDTERSKVLEGKTDVSKEIDKIKFLKKEEILDSPGPVEMDEAVLFKKGTGQLNADGLPYTKEDLNKFYNEFNNYTHIDKTTLVVGTYINFPLYVKRDLQILQLVIFKNKEIAVTDEMIAIEGDFMIHSNDKLKYKGYLTELMNIKTSNGSSEIIRNRVVKENSKLLMEELLADPRSGEKIKECQQNIDAIISTMQGNNSLTNGLFTINKSDYYTYTHCVNVSVLAVGLAISLGMNKQSEIFALAMGAMLHDIGKCKIPPSILNKPTKLTEDEFRIMKSHVLIGKKLLSVHPNISKETLHSLTEHHEKMTGKGYPYGLSAEELHFAGKVVAMADVYDALTTARPYKKAFGSFEALSIIRSQIDDYDKEIFLSFVKMLGN
- a CDS encoding addiction module toxin, HicA family, producing MKRKELIRHLERYGCTLLREGAKHSRYINLCVLDKSATVPRHNEIADLLATKICRQLGIPDVK